The nucleotide sequence GCTCGGCGGGATGGGGATCGTCGTGCTCGCGGTGGCGATCCTGCCCGAACTCTCGGTCGGTGGGGCACAGTTGATGGACGCCGAAGCGCCCGGCCCCGGCATCGAGAAGCTCACGCCGCGGATCGCCGAGACGGCCCGGGTACTGTGGATCGCCTACTTCGCCTTTACCGTCCTCGAAATGGCGCTTTTGTACGGCCTCCATCTCGCCGGCTTCGCCAAGGAGATGACGCTGTTCAACGCGATCTCGCATGGCCTGACGACGCTGCCGACCGGCGGGTTCTCGCCGGAGGCCTACTCGATCGAGGTGTTCTCGGCGGCCGTCCAGTGGGCGATCATCCCGTTCATGGTCGTCGCCGGAACGAACTTCGCGCTGTTCTGGGGGCTGGTCCGGGGCGACCCACGGTCGCTGCTGGCAGACGAGGAGTTCCGCTTTTACACCGGCGCGATGGCGTCTCTGACCGCCGTCGTCACGGTGGTGCTCTTCGTGGGGTCGAGCCTCCCCGGTACTGTCGGTCTTGCGGGCGTCGAGCAGTCACTTCGGCACGGCCTCTTCCAGGTGGTCTCGATCGTCACCACCACGGGGTACGCAAGTTTCGACTTCAACGGCTGGTCGATGACCGCCCAGTATCTGCTGCTCTTTGGGATGTTCCTCGGCGGCTCGGCAGGATCGACCGGCGGCGCGATCAAGATGGTCCGGTGGCTGGTGATCGCCAAGTCGATCAAGCGGGAACTGTTCACGACGGTCCATCCCGAGGCCGTCAAGCCCGTCCGACTCGGTGGCCGGGCGCTCGACGAGTCGGCGATCCGGGGGATCCACGCCTTCACGCTGCTGTACATTGCGCTGTTCTTCCTCAGCGTCGTCGTCCTCATGCTCGACGCCGGGCGGATCGGCATGGAACTGCAAGTCCTCGATGGCATGAGCGCGATCGCGGCGACCATCGGCAACGTCGGGCCGGGATTCGGCGCTGTCGGGCCGATGGAGAACTACCTCTCGTTCCCCTGGACCTCGAAATTCCTGATGGTCTTTCTGATGTGGATCGGCCGACTGGAGATCTTCCCCGTGCTCGTGCTGCTGACGCGGGCCTACTGGCGGTCCTAACGCCGGCCTCGTCTGTTTTTGGGATCGCGCTCCGTCGCGACCCGGTCGACCGACTGTCACCGACCGGAAAGCCCTAACCGCTCGCCCGGATAGCCCCCCCCAATGCCGGTCATCGAGTGCGACCCGGCGGCCGCCCGCGAACGGCTGGAAGCCGCGGGCATCGCCGTCGAGTCGGGCAACACCGATCACGAGCGCTGGCGGGCCGAGTCCGATGGAGCGACCGCCGTCGCCTACGACGGGAAAGTCGTCGTGCAGGGCAGCGATCCCGGGAAACTGACCGCGGTCCTGACCGACGAGGGCGGGCGCGCGCACGTCTACGTCGACGGGGCCTCGCGTGGCAACCCCGGCCCGGCGGCCATCGGCTGGGTGATTCTCACCGGCGACGGCGGCATCGTCACCGAGGGGGGCAAACGCATCGGCTCGACGACCAACAACCGCGCGGAGTACGAGGCGCTGATTCACGCGCTGGAAATCGCCGCCGACTACGGCTTCGATTCCGTCGAAGTCCGCAGTGACTCCGAACTGGCCGTCCGCCAGGTTCGCGGTGAGTGGGACACCAACGATCCCGACCTCCGCGAGCGCCGCGTCCGGGTGCGGGAACTGTTTCGCGAATTCGACGACTGGTCGATCGAACACGTCCCCCGGGAGATCAACGAGCGCGCCGATTCACTCGCCAACGAGGCGTTCGAGGATGGGTAAGGAGGCGTTCGAGGATGGCTGAGGGAGATTCGACAGACAGCGATACGACAGCCGGTGACCTCCCGGCCGACGTGATCGAGACAGTCGAGCGACTCACCCGCCACGCGCGTCGCGCCGACGAGGAACGCGCCACGGGGCTTCGGGACCGCCGTGACGAACTGCTGGCCGACCACGGCTTCGAGGCGCGCATCCGCTCGGAACGCGACGGCGACGTGCTGGTGTGTTATCCGACGGAATGGCTCGACGACGGGGAGGTCGTGCTCGATCGGATCGACGACCGTTCGCGCGCGGTCGAGCGCCCGCTCGACCCCGAAACCGACGCGGACTGGGAGACCGTCGACGCCGACAACCGCGCTGTCGTCGACGCGGTTGCGGAACGCCACGGCTCGGTCCGCGCCGCGAACGTGGCGGCGTTCGCCGACTTCATGAGCAACCATCACGCACTGCGGATCGCCGACGCGACCGCCGATCACGTCGCCGAGTTTCGTGCGGAATACTTCCCGCGCAACGCCTTCCCCGACGACGAGCAGCGTGCGGTCCTCACGGAGTCACTCGAACACGCGTTCGAAGTCGTCGACGGCGAGTGTCCGTCGATCGACCGCGAGGCCAACGGCTATGACGTGTGAAAAAAGTCAACGCGAACTGCGCTGACGGACCGCGAATACTGTTCGGGACCTCAGGCCGCGTCTTCGAGCAGCTCTCGGATGTCGTCGGCGCGCGATTCCTCGGTGACCATCTTGCCGAACTCCCAGGCCAGTTGTTCGAGGAGGACTTCGTAGCCCTTCTCGGTGACGCTGTATTCGTTAGTTCGCTTGTCGAGCTCGCTCTTCTCGACGAGTTCCATCTCGACGAGGTCGTCGAGGTTCGGGTACAGCCGGCCGTGGTTGACGTCGGAGTCGTAGTACGTTTCGAGCTCGCGCTTGACGGCGAGGCCGTAGCGCGCTTCCTCGGCCAGGATGACCAGGATGTTCTGCTGGAACGCACTGAGTTCTCGGGCAATGCTTGGAGGCGCGACTTCGGTTTGTGCCTCTGACATAACTAAAGGAATGTCATCCGGACATTTAACCTTTGTTACCTGTGGTCGGAGCGGCACGAATCTTTTCATCACTCTCTAAGAACGGTTCTGATTCGGTTAGCGCTCTTCTAACGACTGCTTTCTGTGAGTCCTCTTCTGAAAATACTGTTCCGAAGGGGTGGCACATGGCACCGAGGGACGATTTGCCGATCCGATAAATATCAAGATTGATATTCGGGTTGTCTTCGGGCTGGAACTCCCGACTCGAAAGGTCTTTTTGGTGGCCCCCGCCAGAGTCAGGTGATGGTAAACCTCTTCGAAGCCCTCGAAGCGGGGCCGAACCCGCCCGAGGAGATCTACGCGGTCGTAGAGTGCCTCAAAGGCGAGCGCAACAAGTACGAGTACGACAAGGGCCTGCCGGGCGTCGTGTTGGATCGCGTCCTCCACAGCAACGTCCACTACCCCAGCGACTACGGGTTCATCCCGCAGTCCCATTACGACGACGACGATCCGCTGGACGTCCTCGTGCTCGTCGAGGACCAGACGTTCCCGGGCTGTGTCATCGAGGCCCGCCCGGTCGCGCTGATGCAGATGGATGACGACGGCGAACAGGACGACAAGGTCATCGCCGTCCCCACCGAGGACCCCCGCTACGACCACATCGAGGATCTCGATGACATCCCCCAGCAGACCCTCGACGAGATCGACGAGTTCTTCGCGACCTACAAGAACTTGGAGGAAGGCAAGGAAGTCGAGACGCTGGGCTGGGAGGACGCGGCCGCCGCCAAAGACGCCATCGAGCACTCCCGCGAGCTCTACGAGGAGAAGATCGCCGAGTAACGCAGTCACAGCTACGATTCCCGCCGGTTATACCCCGCCACCGCGCCCATGCGGTATAATTATGGGTAATTATTTGCGTGTCCCGGCCCTGTTTTCGAGTGTGATGGCAACCGAACGCCAAGCGGTCGGGATCGCTCACTACACCGTCGTCCCGGAGAACTTCAAACCGGCCGATTCAGCCCCCATGCCGGCCGAGCGTTCGGCCGATCGGGGCGACTGACGGTGCAAGCCTTGCCGCCGTCGCGGTTAGCCGTCGGCCTCGGCCCCTAGAAGAACCTTCTTGTGTCAGACCACAGTATCGCGAGATATGGGTCTATTCGATCGGATACGCGGCGACGACGATCCGCGAGTCGCCTTTTTCGGCATCGATGGCGTCCCGTATAGCCTGATCGCCGAACACGACGAGGAGTTCGAGCACCTGCACGCACTCGCAACGGAGGGCGCGGGCGGGGCGATCGACAGTATCGTGCCGCCGGAATCGTCGGCCTGCTGGCCGTCGCTGACGACTGGCGTCAACCCCGGCGAAACCGGCGTCTACGGCTTCCAGGACCGGGAAGTCGGCTCTGCGGAGACGTACGTCCCGATGGGGCGTGACGTCCAGGCCACGCGGCTCTGGGATCGCGTCCAGTCGGCTGGCCGGGACGCAACGGTGCTGAACGTCCCCGTCACGTTCCCGCCACAGCGTGACGTCCAGCGGATGGTTTCGGGTTTTCTCTCCCCGGGCGTCGAGGAGGCCGCCTACCCGGATGAACTACGGGATACCCTGGAGGAGTTGGAGTACCGGATCGATGTCAACGCCAAACTCGGCCACGACGACGACAAGAGCGACTTCCTCGCGGACGCCCACGAGACCCTCGAAAAACGCTTCGAGGCGTTCAAACATTACATCGAGGCCGACGACTGGGACCTGTTTTTCGGCGTCTTCATGACGACCGACCGGGTCAACCACTTCCTGTTCAAACACTACGAGGAGGACGGCGAGTACAAGGAAGAATTCCTCGAGTTCTATCGGACGGTCGATCAGTACCTGGGTGAGCTCCGCGAGTTGCTGGATGACGACGTGACGATGATGGTCGCCAGCGATCACGGGTTTACCACACTCGATTACGAGGTTCACCTCAACGAGTGGCTGGAGCAGGAGGGATGGCTCACGTTCGACACTGACGACCACGAGGAGCTTGCTGACCTCGACGAATCGACGAAGGCGTACTCGCTGATTCCCGGTCGGTTCTACATCAACCTGGAGGAGCGAGAAGCCAACGGCGGCGTCCCCGAGGAGGATTACGAGGACGTCCGGGCCGACCTCAAAGCGAAGCTACAAGCCCTCGAGGGGCCGGACGGGAATCCGGTCGCCGACCGGGTCGTCACCAAGGAGGACGCGTTCCGGGGCGACCACGACGACATCGCGCCGGATCTGGTCGTGATCCCGAACCACGGCTTCGACCTGAAGGCCGGGTTCAAGGGGAGCGAGTCGGTCTTCGGCACCGGCCCGCGCAACGGGATGCACAGCTTCGACAACGCCAGTTTGCTGATCGAAGACGACGACGCGACCGTCTCGGGCGCTGACCTGTACGACGTCGCCCCGACGATCCTCTCGCTCATGGACGTCGAGTACGATCGTACCGACTTCGACGGGTCGAGCCTGGTCTGAAGCGCCGTCCCGCACCTTTTTGCGCCGACACCCCCTACCCCCGCATGGATGGATCTGGATCTGGACCCGGACCTGGGCGAGTCGCTGTCGGCCGAGGCCGAGCAGCGCGGTTTCGCGACGACCGAGGCGTACGTCCACTGGCTGCTCGAACACCGCCAGTCGGTTCTGCAGCCGCCTGGTGAACGCATCGAGGCGCGCCTCGAACAGCTAGAGGGCCGCATCGAGTCGTTGACGCTGGCGCTGGAAGACGCCGGCGTCGAGCAGTCACCGGTGGCTACCAGTTCCGAGCCCGCGGCCTGGTTCGATGCGTCCCGGGAGACCGACACGTGGGACGACACAAGCAGTGGCGCGGCTACCGACACGGCGACGGGGACGCCCGGGACTGAGCCGACGCCCCAGGAACCCGATGCCGATGCCCCCGACGACGCCGCGGACCAAACCGGCTTCGCGTTCGGCGACGAAGCGGACGCCGAGGCGGCGACCGACGAGTCCGTCTCGGAGTTCGCGTATTCGGACGACCTCGAACCGCCCGGTGAGTCGACTGCGGAAGCTCCGGAACCGGCCTCGGAGCCCGAGGACGGGGCCGACGACGACGAGATCGCCGACGCCATCGCGGACATCGACATCGACGAGGAGGAGGCGACGGACACCGAAAGTGCGGAGGCAGAGCGCGCGAACGAACCCGATAACGAGTAGCGGTCGGGACGACTGTTTTTAAAAGAGGTTTTCGAGATCGTCGTTCTGGAAGTCCGCTGTCGGCTCGGCCTGTTGGTCGGCGGCCTGTTCGTAGGCTTCGGCGGCCCGGTCGAGAAACGCCTGGAGCCGTTTCGAGCGCTCGACGCCCCCGAGCAACACCAGCGCGGCGAGCCGGTCGCTATCGAGCGGGAAGTCACCGCCGCGAACTTCGAGGCTGCCGGTCTCGTCTTCGAGCCAGCTTCGGGCGCGCTCGACGCCCTTCCGGGAAATGCGATCCGGTTCGCCCGCGATCACGAGCAGTGCTGTCTCGGCCTTGACGGCGTTCGGGAGGCTGGTTCCGGTCAGGAGGGCGTTGCGGGCCAGGCTCGTGATCGTGTTGATGTTTTCGGCGCTGTCCTCGCTGGCCGCGGCGCTCGCGTAGCCGAGTGCCGCGATGCCGCCCGGCCGGAGCGTATTGATGACTTCGCTGGAGTCGACGACGCTCTCGCCGACCCCGTCGATGACTTCACCGGAAGCGAGCAGCAAGCCGATGCGCTGGGCGATCTGGCGGTTGATCGTCTCGAAGCCTTCCTCGACGCTCTCGTCGGCGCTCTGCCAGGCGTCGTTGTCGACCAAAAGCGTCGCGTCGGCCTCGCGAGCGACGGTCTTCAGCGACCGACCGGCGTTGGCCTGGTAGATCGACCCCTCGCTGCGGCCGGGCAGCACGCCGAGGACGTAGACGGGGATGTCGTAGATCCGCTTGAGTTCCTTCGCCAGGACGGGTGCGCCGCCGCTCCCGGTACCCCCGCCCAGTCCGGCGACGACGAAGATACCCTCCGCCTGGGAGGTGATCCGGCCGTCGAGACCGTCGAGGACTTCCGTGGCCTCGCTCTGCATGATCTCCGCGCCGAGTTCGTTGTCGCCGCCGACCCCGTGGCCCTTGACCCGGTCCTGGCCGATCAACATCGTGTCGATCTCCAGGGGTTGGAGGTCCGCCCGGGCGGTGTTCACCGCGAGCGCGGCCCGGATCGCGTCAAATCCCATCTCGTAATCGTAAGTAGCCAGTGCCTGCGTGAGTTTTCCCCCGGCCTGGCCGAGACCAATCAGGACGACCTTCATACTCCAGGGTTGGCCTACCGACTATTCAAACCTTGTGACAGTTCGGCGATGGTCGTGTCATCAGTGCCCGCGCGCAAAACTACCGGTGGCGACGCCTCCTTGTAGGGCCCAACCCTACCGGGCCCTATG is from Halorhabdus sp. BNX81 and encodes:
- a CDS encoding TrkH family potassium uptake protein, producing MNGHLRVDWRASLSLTGRVLLYLAVPLLLPLVTALLYGEGWMPFLATIVVTTLLGYGLSQLDDDRDIGAREGFLMVASTWLAVALVGTLPYLLAEHGTASTLSWPHVPNALFESMSGFTTTGATVMKNIGVEHHSHALLIWRQLTQWLGGMGIVVLAVAILPELSVGGAQLMDAEAPGPGIEKLTPRIAETARVLWIAYFAFTVLEMALLYGLHLAGFAKEMTLFNAISHGLTTLPTGGFSPEAYSIEVFSAAVQWAIIPFMVVAGTNFALFWGLVRGDPRSLLADEEFRFYTGAMASLTAVVTVVLFVGSSLPGTVGLAGVEQSLRHGLFQVVSIVTTTGYASFDFNGWSMTAQYLLLFGMFLGGSAGSTGGAIKMVRWLVIAKSIKRELFTTVHPEAVKPVRLGGRALDESAIRGIHAFTLLYIALFFLSVVVLMLDAGRIGMELQVLDGMSAIAATIGNVGPGFGAVGPMENYLSFPWTSKFLMVFLMWIGRLEIFPVLVLLTRAYWRS
- the rnhA gene encoding ribonuclease HI — protein: MPVIECDPAAARERLEAAGIAVESGNTDHERWRAESDGATAVAYDGKVVVQGSDPGKLTAVLTDEGGRAHVYVDGASRGNPGPAAIGWVILTGDGGIVTEGGKRIGSTTNNRAEYEALIHALEIAADYGFDSVEVRSDSELAVRQVRGEWDTNDPDLRERRVRVRELFREFDDWSIEHVPREINERADSLANEAFEDG
- a CDS encoding rnhA operon protein, which encodes MAEGDSTDSDTTAGDLPADVIETVERLTRHARRADEERATGLRDRRDELLADHGFEARIRSERDGDVLVCYPTEWLDDGEVVLDRIDDRSRAVERPLDPETDADWETVDADNRAVVDAVAERHGSVRAANVAAFADFMSNHHALRIADATADHVAEFRAEYFPRNAFPDDEQRAVLTESLEHAFEVVDGECPSIDREANGYDV
- a CDS encoding helix-turn-helix transcriptional regulator produces the protein MSEAQTEVAPPSIARELSAFQQNILVILAEEARYGLAVKRELETYYDSDVNHGRLYPNLDDLVEMELVEKSELDKRTNEYSVTEKGYEVLLEQLAWEFGKMVTEESRADDIRELLEDAA
- a CDS encoding inorganic diphosphatase — translated: MVNLFEALEAGPNPPEEIYAVVECLKGERNKYEYDKGLPGVVLDRVLHSNVHYPSDYGFIPQSHYDDDDPLDVLVLVEDQTFPGCVIEARPVALMQMDDDGEQDDKVIAVPTEDPRYDHIEDLDDIPQQTLDEIDEFFATYKNLEEGKEVETLGWEDAAAAKDAIEHSRELYEEKIAE
- a CDS encoding alkaline phosphatase family protein; protein product: MGLFDRIRGDDDPRVAFFGIDGVPYSLIAEHDEEFEHLHALATEGAGGAIDSIVPPESSACWPSLTTGVNPGETGVYGFQDREVGSAETYVPMGRDVQATRLWDRVQSAGRDATVLNVPVTFPPQRDVQRMVSGFLSPGVEEAAYPDELRDTLEELEYRIDVNAKLGHDDDKSDFLADAHETLEKRFEAFKHYIEADDWDLFFGVFMTTDRVNHFLFKHYEEDGEYKEEFLEFYRTVDQYLGELRELLDDDVTMMVASDHGFTTLDYEVHLNEWLEQEGWLTFDTDDHEELADLDESTKAYSLIPGRFYINLEEREANGGVPEEDYEDVRADLKAKLQALEGPDGNPVADRVVTKEDAFRGDHDDIAPDLVVIPNHGFDLKAGFKGSESVFGTGPRNGMHSFDNASLLIEDDDATVSGADLYDVAPTILSLMDVEYDRTDFDGSSLV
- a CDS encoding tubulin/FtsZ family protein; amino-acid sequence: MKVVLIGLGQAGGKLTQALATYDYEMGFDAIRAALAVNTARADLQPLEIDTMLIGQDRVKGHGVGGDNELGAEIMQSEATEVLDGLDGRITSQAEGIFVVAGLGGGTGSGGAPVLAKELKRIYDIPVYVLGVLPGRSEGSIYQANAGRSLKTVAREADATLLVDNDAWQSADESVEEGFETINRQIAQRIGLLLASGEVIDGVGESVVDSSEVINTLRPGGIAALGYASAAASEDSAENINTITSLARNALLTGTSLPNAVKAETALLVIAGEPDRISRKGVERARSWLEDETGSLEVRGGDFPLDSDRLAALVLLGGVERSKRLQAFLDRAAEAYEQAADQQAEPTADFQNDDLENLF